A window of the Cicer arietinum cultivar CDC Frontier isolate Library 1 chromosome 6, Cicar.CDCFrontier_v2.0, whole genome shotgun sequence genome harbors these coding sequences:
- the LOC101500093 gene encoding maturase K-like has product NLRSIHSVFPFLEDKFTYLNYVSDIRIPYPIHLEILVQILRYWVKDAPFFHLLRLFVYNFCNWNSFITTKKSIYTFSKSNPRLFLFLYNFYVWEYESIFLFLRNKSSHLRLKSFSVFFERIFFYAKREHLVEVFAKDFPYTLKFFKDPLIHYVRYQGKSILASRNAPILMNKWKHYFLHLWQCFFDVWSQPGTIKINQLSQHSFQLLGYFSNVRLNRSVVRSHMLQNTFLIEIVRKKLDIIVPIIPLIRSLAKGKFCNVLGHPISKPVWADSSDLDIIDRFLRICRNLSHYYNGSSKKKSLYQIKYILRLSCIKTLACKHKSTVRAFLKRSGSEELLEEFFTEEEEILSFIFPRDSSTLQRLHRNRINRIWYLDILFSNDLVNHE; this is encoded by the coding sequence AATTTGCGATCAATTCATTCCGTTTTTCCCTTTTTGGAGGAtaaatttacatatttaaattatgtgtCAGATATAAGAATACCCTATCCTATCCATCTGGAAATCTTAGTTCAAATCCTTCGATACTGGGTGAAAGATGCccctttttttcatttattacggttgtttgtttataatttttgtaattggaaTAGTTTTATTACTACCAAAAAATCGATTTATACTTTTTCAAAAAGTAATCCAAGATTATTCTTGTTCCtctataatttttatgtatggGAATATGAATCTATCTTCCTTTTTCTACGTAATAAATCCTCTCATTTACGATTAAAATCTTTTAGCGTTTTTTTTGAgcgaatttttttttatgcaaaaaGAGAACATCTTGTAGAAGTTTTTGCTAAGGATTTTCCATATACTTTAAAATTCTTCAAGGATCCTCTCATTCATTATGTTAGATATCAAGGAAAATCCATTCTGGCTTCAAGGAATGCGCCTATTTTGATGAATAAATGGAAACATTATTTTCTCCATTTATGGCAATGTTTTTTTGATGTTTGGTCTCAACCAGGAACGATTAAGATAAACCAATTATCCCAACATTCATTTCAGCTTTTAGGCTATTTTTCAAATGTGCGGCTAAATCGTTCAGTGGTACGGAGTCACATGCTGCAAAATACATTTCTAATCGAAATTGTTAGAAAAAAACTAGATATAATAGTTCCAATTATTCCTCTAATTAGATCATTGGCTAAAGGGAAATTTTGTAATGTATTAGGGCATCCCATTAGTAAGCCGGTCTGGGCCGATTCATCCGATTTGGATATTATTGACCGATTTTTGCGAATATGCAGAAATCTTTCTCATTATTACAATGGatcctcaaaaaaaaaaagtttgtatcaaataaaatatatacttcGGCTTTCTTGTATTAAAACTTTGGCTTGTAAACACAAAAGTACTGTACgcgcttttttgaaaagatCAGGTTCAGAAGAATTATTGGAAGAATTCTTTACAGAGGAAGAAGagattctttcttttatttttccaaGAGATTCTTCTACTTTACAGAGGTTACATAGAAATAGGATAAATCGTATTTGGTATTTGGATATTCTTTTCAGCAACGATCTGGTCAATCATGAATGA